One Mycolicibacterium sp. ND9-15 genomic window, CTGCGGTGACGCGGCTGGTCGGTACGTGCGAGCCCGCCGACGTCATCGCCAACCGGCTCGACCCGTGGCACGGGGCGTGGTTCCACCCGTACTCGTTCACGCGGCTCGAGGTGCTTTCGGCGCCGGCCGCCGACGACGACCTGCCCGAAGACGCGGACCGCTTCCTGGTAGCCGTGACGTTTCGCATCGGGCGCCTGGGCGTTCCGGTGATCGCCGAGTTCAGCACGCCCGAGCCACGCACCATCGTCATGCGCATCATCGACGGCGAGGGCGCGGGCAGCGTGGTGGAGACGCACGCCACGCCACTCGGCGCGGATCGCGACGGTTCCCCGCGCACCGCGGTCATCGAGGCCGTCATCGCGCACTCCGAACGTCCGGGCTTCGCTCATGCGCTACGCGGCGCGCCGTTGATCACCCCGTTCATGCGACGCGCGGCCACCCGGTTGTGGCGCGACGACCTCGCCTACGCCGAACGGCTGTACCGCCTGCGCGCACAGACGTGACGCCGCACAGGGTCACGATCCGGCCAGGTAGCGTTCGTCGAGTAGCGGTATCTGTTCGATGGCCCAGGGGCTGATCGACCACGGCAATTCGACGGCCGAGCGAAGCTGCTCCCAGGAGACCCACATCCATTCCATGACCTCTGCCGGGTCGGCCTGGATCCTGCCGTCGCAGCGTGCGACGTACACCGGGCAGATCTCGTTCTCGACGGTGCCGTCGACGGCCACCGCGCGATAGCGGAAGTCCGGCAGCACGCAGACCAGCGATTCGATCACCACACCCAGCTCCTGCGCGGCGCGTCGGCGCACCGCGTCGTCGACCTTCTCGCCCGGCGCCGGGTGCCCGCAGAACGAATTCGACCACACCCCCGGCCAGGTCTGCTTGCCGAGCGCGCGCCGAGCCAACAGCGCCCGTCCCCCGGCGTCGAACAGATAGCAGGAAAACCCGAGGTGCAAAGGGGTCTGCGCGTGGTGCACGGCGGACTTGGCGGCACTGCCGATGGGCCGGCCGTCCTCGTCGAGCAGGACGACGGACTCCGCCGTCGTAGTCGTCAATGCGGACACCTCGTATATGTACCCACATCTGTGGGGCTAACCGACGCGAAATCGATGCGTCCGGTGTCACGCATCAGCTGCACAGCATTCCAGCGCCGCGCGCAGGCTGTGCAACCGCACGCCCGGGTCTACGCGCGAGATGGCGTCCCACCCGGCCCCGCCGAGAAGGACTTGCGCACCAGCGGCGGCCCGAACCATCGCCATGTCGGAAGTATCGGCGGTCTGCGACCACAGCATCACCCTTACGGGCGATCGGACCCGTGCGATAGCGTCCGTCAGCGCGCTCATGGGGACGTCGGCACCGAGCATGAGCGCACCGTGCCCGCGTTCGGCAAGGCCCGCGCGCAGGGCTTCGAGCGGCAGAACGTGCGTCTCTCGCGGCGTGCAGCCCAAGATCACCGAGGTCGAGGCGCCCGGGGGCGCGAGCGGCGTCGCCTGCAGCGTCCGGGAAACCGTCCACGACAGCGCGTGCTCGACGTCGACGCAACCGCCGCCGTCCTGTTTCGTCACGATGGCCTCGAACGCGGGCCGCACGATCAGCTCCCACGTATCGAGCACGCCGAAGTGACGCAGGTGGGTCTGCAGGAGTCGGCCCAGCGAGCCGAGGTCGAGCTCGAGTGCGGCCGACAACACCGCATCGACGTCACCACGCGCCGGCATGGTCGATTCGACCGTCAGTTCGGCGGCACTGCTCGTGCTGGTGCCCTGCTCGATCAGCTCGTGCATGTGCTGCACGGCGGCGATGTCGTTCTCGCTGTAGAGCCGGTGGCGGCCCGGGCGGTGGTGAGAAGGTCCGATTCCGTATCGCTGGCTCCAGCTGCGCAGCGTCGCGGTCGGAACGCCGACGCGTTCGGCCACGACGCGGACCGTGTACCGCGGTTTGTCAGCGTCGTCCATCGCCCTGCTCACTAAGGTGTCGACCTGGCCAGGGTTGACGTTTACCCCGATCCGGAAACTCATCGATGCAAGGCTGATGCAATATTCGCTTAGTGGATATGGCGGCTGGAGCGAAGAGGGTACTCATAGCCGCATGACCGATCGACAGGACGAGGTACAGCACAGCCGCCCCGAGGGACTCGACGACGCAACCGTCGAGGCGGTGGGCGCCGTATCGGAGGCGCTGGAGTGGGTGGAACGCGCGCGCGGCGAGTTGTATTCGTTTCACCAGTTGATGGGACGGGCGGACCTACTGCTGGGCGAGGCCTGCGACAAACTGCGCGAAGCCGGTCACGACGCCGTCGCCGAGCGCCTGGAATCCGAAGTCGTCGGCCGCAATGTGCTTTACGGGCGCTGGACCTTCCAGATCGTCGAGGACTTCGACGACAGCTACTGGTCGGTCTTCCGCGATCACGAGCGCCGGGTGCGCGACGAACTTCAGCAGGGCCGCAGGCACGTGTTCGAGTCCGAAATGAAGGAGCGGCGTCGTACCCGGGGTCGTCCCGGGCACGAACACCGCCCCTGACCGTGCGATTGTGGAGCGCTAGCGGCGCTGAGCGCCGCTGCGGCTCCACAAAATCGCGTCTTAAGCCGTCTCGGTGATCGGGCGGTCGACCCAGCTCATCAGGTCGCGCAGCTTCTTGCCGGTGACCTCGATCGGGTGCTCGGCGTTCTTCTTGCGCAGCGCCTCGAGTTCCTTGTTGCCACCCTCGACGTTGGCTACCAGCTTCTTGACGAAGGTGCCGTCCTGAATCTCGGAGAGGATGTCGCGCATCCGCTCCTTGGTGTCCGCGTCGATCACCCTCGGCCCGGACAGGTAGCCGCCGAACTCGGCGGTGTCGGACACCGAGTAGTTCATCCGCGCGATGCCGCCCTCGTACATCAGGTCGACGATCAGCTTGAGCTCGTGCAGCACCTCGAAGTACGCGAGCTCCGGCGCGTATCCGGCCTCCACCATGACGTCGAAGCCTGTCTTGACAAGTTCCTCTGTGCCACCGCACAACACGGCCTGCTCCCCGAACAGGTCGGTCTCGGTCTCGTCTTTGAACGTGGTCTTGATGACCCCGGCGCGGGTGCCGCCGATGCCCTTGGCGTACGACAGCGCGAGCGCCTGCCCCTCGCCCTTGGGATCCTGGTCGATCGCGATCAGGCAGGGCACGCCCTTGCCGTCGACGAACTGCCGGCGCACCAGGTGCCCGGGTCCCTTCGGGGCGACCATTCCGATGGTGACGTCGGCCGGCGGCTTGATCAGGTCGAAGTGGATGTTGAGGCCGTGACCGAAGAACAGCGCGTTGCCGTCGGTGAGGTTGGGCTCGATGTCGTTGGCGAAGATGTCGGCCTGCGCGGTGTCGGGCGCCAGCAGCATGACGACGTCGGCCCACTTGGCGACCTCGGCCGGAGTGTCCACCTCCAGGCCTTGCTCGGTGACCTTCTCGCGCGACTTCGACCCTTCCTTGAGCCCGACCTTCACCTGCACACCGGAGTCGCGCAGGCTCAGCGAGTGCGCATGGCCCTGGCTGCCGTACCCGATGACGCCGACCTTGCGGCCCTGGATGATCGACAGATCCGCGTCGTCGTCATAGAACATCTCAACTGCCACGTACTTTCCTATCTACTAACTGACTTGGCTTACTTGGTGTTGCCGATACCGCGGGGGCCGCGCGACAGCGAGACCACACCGGACTGCACGATCTCGCGAATCCCGAAGGGTTCCAATACCCGTAGCAGCGCCTCGAGCTTCTCTTGGGTGCCGGTCGCCTCGATCGTCAACGACTCCGTCGACACGTCGACGACTTTGGCGCGGAACAGGTTCACCGCCTCGATGACCTGCCCGCGGGTCGACGCGTCGGTGCGCACCTTGATCAGCGCCAGCTCGCGGGATACCGAGTTGTCCTCTTCCTGCTGGACGATCTTGACCACGTTCACCAGCTTGTTGAGCTGTTTGGTGATCTGCTCGAGAGGCGCTTCCTCCACGCTGACGACGATCGTCATCCGCGACATGTTCTTGTGCTCGGTCGCGCCGACCGCAAGGGACTGGATGTTGAAGCCGCGGCGTGAGAACAGCGACGCGACCCGTGCCAGGACACCGGGCTTGTCCTCGACCAACACCGACAATGTGTGCGTTGCGGCCGTACTCATCAGGCGTGCCCTTCTTCCGGATCGTCGAACAGCGGGCGGATGCCGCGAGCGGCCTGGATCTCGTCGTTGCTGGTGCCAGCCGCGACCATGGGCCACACCTGGGCGTCCGCACCGACGATGAAGTCGATCACCACCGGACGGTCGTTGATCTCACGTGCCTGCCTGATCACGTCCTCGACGTCTTCGGCTCGCTCACAACGCAATCCGACGCAGCCGAGCGCCTCGGCGAGCTTGACGAAGTCGGGGATGCGGCGCGAGTGCGTGGCCAGATCCGTTTGGCTGTACCGCTCGTCATAGAACAGCGTCTGCCACTGACGCACCATGCCGAGGTTGCCGTTGTTGATCAGCGCCACCTTGATGGGCGCACCCTCGACGGCACAGGTCGCCAGCTCCTGGTTGGTCATCTGGAAGCAGCCGTCGCCGTCGATGGCCCAGACTTCGGCCTCGGGGCGGCCGAACTTGGCGCCCATCGCCGCGGGCACCGCGTAACCCATGGTGCCCAGGCCGCCGGAGTTGAGCCACGTCTTCGGGTTCTCGTAGGAGATGAACTGGGCGGCCCACATCTGGTGCTGTCCGACGCCCGCGACGTACACCGCCTCCGGCCCTGCCATCTTGCCCAGCGTCTCGATCACATACTCCGGCGACAGGCTGCCGTCGCTCTGCGGCCCGTAGCTCAACGGGTATGTCGCCTGCACCCCGTGCAAATACTCCCACCAGTTGTCGATCTTGAGCGTCTCGGCGATGTCGTCGCGGCGCAGCGCCCCGATCAGCTCGGCGATGACCGCCTTGACGTCAGCCACGATCGGCACATCGGCGTGACGGTTCTTACCGATCTCGGCGGGGTCGATGTCGGCGTGGATGACCTTTGCCTCCGGCGCAAAGGAATCCAGTTTGCCGGTCACCCGGTCATCGAAGCGGGTGCCCAGCGCGATCAACAGGTCGCTGCGCTGCAGGGCGGCCACCGCCGACACCGTGCCGTGCATCCCGGGCATGCCCATGTTCTGCGGATGACTGTCGGGAAACGCACCGCGCGCCATCAGCGTGGTGACTACCGGAATACCGGTCAGCTCGGCCAGTTCCAGGAGCTCCGCGCTGGCATCGCCGCGGATCACGCCGCCGCCGACGTAGAGCACCGGCTTGCGGGACGCCGCGATCAGCTTCGCGGCCTCCCTGATCTGGCGGCTGTGCGGCTTGGTGTTCGGCCTGTAGCCGGGCAGGTCGGTGCGCGGCGGCCAGCTGAATGTGCACTGGCCCTGCAGGACGTCCTTGGGGATGTCCACGAGCACCGGACCAGGACGTCCTGACGACGCGATGTGGAACGCCGAGGCGATCGCCTGCGGGATCTCGTCGCCGCTGCGCACCAGGAAGTTGTGCTTGGTGATCGGCATCGTGATGCCGAAGATGTCGGCTTCTTGGAACGCATCGGTGCCGATCAGGCCTCGCCCGACCTGACCGGTGATCGCGACCACCGGGATCGAGTCCATGTGCGCGTCGGCCAGCGGCGTGACCAGGTTCGTGGCACCAGGACCCGAGGTGGCCATCATCACGCCGACCTTGCCGGTCGCGTGCGCATAACCACTGGCCGCATGGCCGGCGCCCTGCTCGTGGCGGACCAGTACGTGGCGCAGCTTCTGGGAGTCGAACAGCGGGTCGTACACCGGCAGCACCGCGCCGCCGGGGATCCCGAAGATCGTGTCGACGTCCAGTTCCTCCAGCGACCGGATCACCGCCTGCGCGCCGGTCATCTGTTGCGGCGCAACGCGTTGGGCCGACGCGGGCGTCGACGTCGCTCGCGATTTCTCGACATGTCCGTCATCGGGCACGGTTGCGGCCACCTGCTCCAGCGGTCGAGTTGTTGGTGCGCTCACGGTGTTCGTTCTCCTAAATCCTGGTTCGGATCCGTATCTAGGGTCTCAAATCGGTTGTCGGGGCAAGAAAAAACCCCCGTCAGCAAGGCTGCTGTACGAGGGTCGCGCGTCGGTGCCGGTGGCTATGCCCGCATAAGGGCGAGCGCGGCATCAACGCGCTTACCAATTACTACGAGCACCCCCACGGTCTGCATAGCCGTCTACGGTAGCCTCTGCACTGGTCACGGGTCAAATCGCGACTCAGTGCGAAGATGGCGGGGTGAGTCCCGACGCTGTGCCTGCCCCCGTCGTCATCCGAATCTCCCCGATGGCGCATTTCGCCGTCGGGTTCCTGGCGCTCAGCCTGCTCGCGCTCGTTCTCGCGGGTCTCACTTGGGTGGCCCTGCTCTTGATCGTGCCGATCGGACTCTCTGTCCACGTCGCGCGCTCCCGGACGGTGGCCGACCGCGACGCCCTGACCGCGCGCACGTTGCTGGGCAGTGAGACGGTGCGATGGGACGACGTCGACGGCCTGCGATTCGGCAAGGGTTCGTCGGCCTACGCGCATCTTCGGGACGGCAGGCAACTGCGCCTGCCGGCGGTGACATTCGCGACGTTGCCGCTGCTGACCGAGGCCAGCGGCGGCCGCGTTCCGAACCCCTATCCGCAGGACTAGATACCCCAGGTGTGTAGCGGGTCAAGCGGCGGCGGCTTGTCTGTGTGCCCAGGCTTTGTGTTCGTCGTAGCGGGTGTGGTGGCGTAGGCAGCCGTGGAGGATGCCGACGAGGCGGTTTCCGAGTGCGCGTATGGCTTGGTGGTGGGTGTCGCCGTTGGCGCGGTGTTCGTCGTAGTAGGCACGAGCGCCGACGCTTCGGGTCAGCGTGCAAAACGCCCATTGATCGACTGCGTCGTAGAGGCGTTTGTTGCGGATGTGGCGGGCCAGCACGGCACGTTTTCGACCCGACGCGATGGTCAACGGTGATGTTCCCGCGTAGTTCTTGCGACACTTGGCCGTGGTGAACCGGTTCGGGTCGTCCCCGAACTCACCGAGCACCCGGGCGCCGAGCACAACACCAAGTCCTGGCAGGGAGCGGTAGATGTCGGCGTCCGGGTGCGTCTCAAAATGGTCGGCCAGCGCGGTTTCGAGGTCGGTGATCTGAGTGTTCAGCGCGGCAATGACGTGCACCGCCGCGGTCGTGGTGGCCCCGAACGCGGCTGTGACCGCGGGCGGTGCAGTGAGATGCTCACGGCGCAGCACGGCTTGTATCTCGGTGGCGCGTGACTCGATGTTGCGTTGCCGTCCAGAAGCTTTGAGTGCCGATCCGATCTTGGCCACGCTCAGTCGAGCGCCCTGGTCAGGTGTTGGAGCACGTCCCAGGATGGCCAGTGCGTCGCTGTCGGTGAGCGAATCGAAGGCCTCCAGCGCAGCGGGGTAGTACTCCCGCAGCCCGCTGCGCAGCATGTTGGCATGCCGGGTGCGTGCCCAGATCAAGCTTTGATGAGAACGGGCCAGCACCTTGATCGCCTCAGCCTGCGGGCTGTCGCCGGCGATCAGTCGGTGATTGTGCCGGTCAGTGCGGACCAGATCGGCCAACAGCTTGGCATCAGCGGCATCGGACTTCGCCCCCGACACGTGATGCCGATCGCGGTAGCGGGCGGCCGCCATCGGGTTGATCGCCCACACCTGATAGCCGGCCGCGGCCAACGCCGAGACCCACAGGCCCCGATCGGTTTCGATGCCGACCAGCACCTGGTTTGGCTCCTCGGCGTGCGCGGCGATCAGCTCATGCAGGGCCCGGATACCGGCCAGGCCCTCGGGTAATCGCCGGGCCGCCAAGTGTTGGCCTGTCTCGTCCATCAGATACACGTCGTGATGGTCTTCGGCCCAGTCGTCGCCGACGAAGATCATCAGTGTCCACCTCCTGCGCTCGTCGTTGATTCAGATGTGAGCCCGAGGACACTCGGCGGCGACCTAATGGATCAGTGCTCACGCACGGCACGACACCCCATCAGCGCTATAAGCGACCTCACCGAACCGGTCGGGGCACGATCTAGTCATAGGAGTCGAACAGCACTCCAGGCGAACGCAGTGCTCACCGACCAGCGGCTCGATAATCAGCGTCGCCGCACCGAATCACTATTCATTCGAGGCTCGCCGATCGACTCCCATTAGGCGAACGGATTGCCGCCGTTGAACAGCACCCAGATCGCGACACCCGCGCCCGCGCCGAGCACCAACGCGCCGAACGACCCTAGGAACGGCCGGCGCGCCCATCCGCGTCCGGCGTCGAATCCGTACCGGCCGGGCCCGGTCAGCACGAGGGCCGCTACCGCGCACGTCAGGAACACCTTGTATTCGTGCCCGTCGGTCAGGAAGTCCGACAGCCGCGCCGCCTCGTGGGCGACCATCGCCTCGGCCAGCACACCGGTCACCAGGTATGCCAGCGCACCGGCGGCCGCGACCGGAGTGAAGAGACCCAGGATCAGCAGCACCCCGGCAACGATCTGACCGCCGGTCGCCACGTAGGTCAGGATGTCGGCGTAGCGGAAGCCCATATCGGACAGTTCCGTTTCCCACCCGCTGAGCCCGGGGCCGCCCCACAGGCCGAACGCCTTCTGCAGCCCATGGCCGATGAACAGCGCGCCCACCGCAAGCCGCAGCAAGAGAAGGCCCAGGTCGAGCGTGCCGCGACGGTCCGCCGCACCCCTGAACGGGTCAGGCCCGACCTCGGCGGGCTCAGGCGAATAGCTGTCCAGTACGTGTCGATCGCCAGGCTGCACGTACGGCAGCGGTTCGGGGTCGTTTAGCAATCCGAACCCAGGCGAGACCGGTGCGGCGCTGTTGGCGTCGTAGTGCGGGATCGCGGTGGTCTCGAAGTCGCCCGCGTAGTTGGCGGAGGGAAGATCGTCTTCGGGGTCGACCAGGCTCGCCGACGCCGGCTGCCCGGCCGCGTCGTCGGGCCGCTGCCAGGCACGTGGGTCATTGGAATGACTGGTCACACTGCCAGCGTAAGTGCTGATGACCCGGTAACCGGGTATTGGCGCGGTGCTTTCGGGGCCTTAATTCACCGGTTCTCTGCCGCTGCGTCCGGCGGGTGCGCGTGGCGGGCACGGCCGAACGATCCGTAACCTGGCTCGCATGAAACTGCGCCGTCCGATGCGGGGTGTGCTCGCCGTGTCGTGTGCGGCGTTGCTCGTCGGGTCGGGATGTGCGCGATTCGACGATCTGCAGTCGCAGCCGTTCACCACCGAGCCGAAACTCGAGCCGGGCCCGACGTCGACGCCGCCACCCCCGCCTCCGCTGCCGCCGACGCCGTTCCCCAAGGAGTGCCCGGCGCCCGGCGTCATGCAAGGGTGCCTGGAAAGCACCAGCGGGCTGATCATGCTCCCCGACAACCAGTCAGCGCTGGTCGCTGAGCGCACGACCGGCGTTGTCAAGGAGGTTTCGGTCCGGGCTGAGCCCAAGGTCAAGACGACGCTGCCGGTCGACGGCTCGGGCGACGGCGGGCTGATGGACATCGTGCTCTCGCCGACCTATCAACAGGACCGGCTGATGTATGCCTACGTCAGCACCCCGACGGACAACCGCGTCGTCCGCATCGCCGATGGCGACATCCCCAAGCCGATCCTCACCGGCATCCCGAAGGGCGCCACCGGCAACACGGGCTCGTTGATCTTCACCAGCCCGACGACGCTGCTCGTGCAGACCGGCGACGCGGGAAACGCCGCCGACGCCGCGAACCCGCAATCTCTGGCGGGCAAGGCGTTGCGCATCGAACAGCCCACCACGGTCGACCAGGCCCCGACGACGACGGCGCTGTCGGGCCTGGGCGCCGCGGGCGGCATGTGTATCGATCATTCGGACGGGTCCCTGTACGTCACCGACCGCGCACCGTCCGGTGACCGGTTGCAGCGCATCACGAAGGACTCCAAGACTTCGACGGTGTGGACCTGGCCCGACCGGCCGGGCGTGGCGGGTTGCGCGGCGCTCGACGGGTCGGTGCTGGTCAACCTCGTCAACACCAAGCAGACCGTCGCCGTCCGAATGGCTCCCGAGACTGGCGCGGTCACCGGCGACCCCGAGGTGGTGCGCCAGGACCAGCACGGCCACGCCTGGGCGCTGGCGATGTCGCCAGACGGCAATATCTGGGGCGCCACGATCAACAAGACGGCGGGCGACGCGCAGAAGCTCGACGATGTCGTCTTCCCGCTGTTCCCACAGGGCGGCGGTTTCCCACGCAGTCCCGCGGACAACACCTGACCGGCTGGCCTCGCTCGATATTGCAGCCATGGCTGCGGTTCTGGCCAGCGAACAGCCCTGTACGCAAACGTGGACACCGCGACACCGCTCACCGCGGGTTCTAGTCGTCGGGCCACGGCAAGGACCTGTCGATGTACGGGTTCGAGGACTACACCCGCATCAAGCACGTCATGGCGTAAACGGGGTAACTACGTGCGATTTCTGGAGTGTTAGCGGCGCTGACCGCCGTGTGGTGTCTCGGGACATCGCTGACACTTATGTCTCGGGACATCGCTGACACTCATGATGCCGGTTTGGGCTCGCGGGTGCGATAGGTGCGGGTGGTCTTGTCGATGGACTGGTAGTTGCGTGTGGGATCGGCAGTGAGAGTGCGCACGAGTCGGTTGCCGCTGAAGATGGTGATGTGCTCGCCGTCGCGGATGACATCGCAGTCGTGGCCGGCCCAGCGCAGCCCGACGTTGACCTTGTAGGGCGCGACGAACACCTGTCCCGACTTCTCTCCGACGGTGCGGCGGCTGACGAACACCGGTGCGGGCAGTGGACGCTCGGCGGGGCGGGCCATGACGGTGGCGCTGAATGCCTCGGCCGGGGTGGCGCCACGTAGCGCGCGGTGCGGCCGTTGGTGGTTGTAATAGGTGCGGAACTGCTCGAGCAGGGCGTTGAGTTCCTCGACAGTAGCCGCCGGATCGCGGGCAGACAGCCACTTCTTCAGCGTCTGCCAGAACCGCTCGATCTTGCCGCAGGTCTGCGGGTGAAACGGCGTCGAGTTGATGGTCCGCACCCCGAGAGCGCGCAGATTGACCTCGAAAGCTGATTCATGCGCGTGGAAGCGGCCAGTGTAGACGATTCCGTTGTCCGACAACGACATCGATGGTATCCCGCACTCGTCGATGCCTGCCAGCATCACCTCCCAGACAAGCTCGGCGTCCGCGTCACCGGCACCCGCGCGCAAACCCACCACATACCGGGAGTGGTCGTCGAGACTGCCCGCGATGCCCACCGCGCTGCCGTCGGCCAGCGTCCATCCGGTCCAATCGGACTGCCAACACTCGTTGGGCCGATCGAAGCAAAACCGTTTGGTCGCCGACTTCGGCCGCTTCTGTGGCTGCGGGACGATCGCCCCGCGACGGGTCAAGATCTGCCACACCGTCGACACTGACGGCACCGCGATACCCTCGCGCTGCAACGACCACACGATCGACTGTGCACCGTGATCGCGGCCATCCTCGATCAACTGCTTACGCCGCAACACGATCAGGTCTTCCACCTCGACCGGGGTCTGCCCCGGCGAAGTCAGCGGACGCCGCGACCGATCCTGCAGACCCTCGATCCCACCGTCACGGAAACGCTTGCGGAACTTGTAATACGTCTGTCGACTGATCGCGCTGTCCCGGCAGAACTGCGCCACGTTGTCGACCTGGCCGGCCAACGCCGAAGCCATCCGAATGTCCATCGCCGTCACCTTCTGAGCCATGAGCCATCCTGGCCCAGGCCCTACTCAAGTGTCAGCGATGTCCCGAGACATACAACTGTCAGCGATGTCCCCGAACAGAACACGGCGCTGACCGCCGGTGCGACTCCACAAATCGCTCAGGCGACGGGAGTGTTGGTCACCAGCGTGGCGACGAAGCGGTGAATGTCGTCGACGGTCAGTTCGGCCCCGCCGACCTCGAGGTCGATCAAGTGAGACAACAGGTCCTCGGTGGGCTTGCAGCAACGCTCGGCTCTCGACGCTAGGAGCAGGCAGTCAATACCAGTTCGCGCACCCGTGCCGCATCGGCCTGCCCCTTGGTGGCCTTCATCACCGCGCCGACGATCGCGCCCGCGGCGGCCACCTTGCCGCCGCGAATCTTCTCTACGACGTCGGGGTTGGCGGCCAGCGCCTCGTCCACGGCGGACTGCAGCGCCGAGTCGTCACGCACGACCTCGAGCCCGCGGTCCTTCATCACCTGCTCGGGTTCGCCATCGCCGGCGAGCACACCCTCGACGACCTGGCGCGCGAGCTTGTTCGACAACTTGCCGTCGTCGACTAGCTTGACCACCGCGGCCACCTGGGTGGGCGTGATCGGCAGATCGTCGAGTTCGACGCCGGCTTCGTTGGCCTTCTGCACCAGAAAGTTTCCCCACCAGGCCCGGGCGGCGTCGCTGGAGGCGCCCTGTTCGACGGTGGCCGCGACCAGTTCCACTGCGCCGGCGTTGACCAGGTCGCGCATCACCTCGTCGGAGACCCCCCAGTCGTCCTGAATCCGTTTGCGTAGCACCCATGGAAGCTCGGGGATCGTTTGGCGCAGACGCTCGACCCACTCGGCGCCGGGGGCCACCGGTTCGAGGTCGGGCTCTGGGAAATACCGGTAGTCCTCGGCGGTCTCCTTGCTGCGGCCCGGCGATGTGTGGCCGTCCTCGTGAAAGTGCCTTGTTTCCTGATGGATTCGGCCTCCAAACTCGAGAATGGCTGCCTGGCGGCGCATTTCGTAACGGACAGCGACCTCGACACTCTTCAGCGAGTTGACGTTCTTGGTCTCGGTGCGGGTACCGAACTCCTGCTGCCCGGTTGGCTTCAGCGAGACGTTGGAGTCGCAGCGCATCGACCCCTGATCCATCCGGACATCGGATACATCCAACGCGCGCAACAAGTCCCGTAGCGCGGTCACGTAGGCCCGGGCCACCTCGGGAGCGCGCGGGCCTGCGCCCTCGATCGGCTTGGTGACGATTTCGATCAGCGGCACACCGGAACGGTTGTAGTCGATCAGCGACGTCGTCGCGCCGTGGATGCGCCCGGTCTCGCTGCCCAGGTGGGTCAACTTGCCGGTGTCCTCTTCCATGTGGGCGCGCTCGATCTCGACCCGCCAGGTGGAACCGTCGTCGAGCGGCACGTCGAGAAAACCGTCGATCGCGATCGGCTCGTCGTACTGCGAGATCTGGTAGTTCTTCGGCATGTCCGGATAGAAGTAGTTCTTCCGAGCGAACCGGCACCACGGCACGATCTCACAGTTCAGCGCGAGCCCGATCCGGATCGCCGACTCGACGGCTTTCAAGTTGAGCACCGGCAGCGATCCGGGCAGGCCCAGACAGACCGGGCACACCTGGGTGTTGGGTTCGGCCCCGAACTTGTTGGCGCACCCGCAGAACATCTTGGTGGCGGTGTTGAGCTCGACGTGCACCTCTAGGCCCAGCACAGGGTCGTATTTGGCGACGACG contains:
- a CDS encoding IS110 family transposase; amino-acid sequence: MIFVGDDWAEDHHDVYLMDETGQHLAARRLPEGLAGIRALHELIAAHAEEPNQVLVGIETDRGLWVSALAAAGYQVWAINPMAAARYRDRHHVSGAKSDAADAKLLADLVRTDRHNHRLIAGDSPQAEAIKVLARSHQSLIWARTRHANMLRSGLREYYPAALEAFDSLTDSDALAILGRAPTPDQGARLSVAKIGSALKASGRQRNIESRATEIQAVLRREHLTAPPAVTAAFGATTTAAVHVIAALNTQITDLETALADHFETHPDADIYRSLPGLGVVLGARVLGEFGDDPNRFTTAKCRKNYAGTSPLTIASGRKRAVLARHIRNKRLYDAVDQWAFCTLTRSVGARAYYDEHRANGDTHHQAIRALGNRLVGILHGCLRHHTRYDEHKAWAHRQAAAA
- a CDS encoding DoxX family protein; the encoded protein is MTSHSNDPRAWQRPDDAAGQPASASLVDPEDDLPSANYAGDFETTAIPHYDANSAAPVSPGFGLLNDPEPLPYVQPGDRHVLDSYSPEPAEVGPDPFRGAADRRGTLDLGLLLLRLAVGALFIGHGLQKAFGLWGGPGLSGWETELSDMGFRYADILTYVATGGQIVAGVLLILGLFTPVAAAGALAYLVTGVLAEAMVAHEAARLSDFLTDGHEYKVFLTCAVAALVLTGPGRYGFDAGRGWARRPFLGSFGALVLGAGAGVAIWVLFNGGNPFA
- a CDS encoding PQQ-dependent sugar dehydrogenase, whose translation is MKLRRPMRGVLAVSCAALLVGSGCARFDDLQSQPFTTEPKLEPGPTSTPPPPPPLPPTPFPKECPAPGVMQGCLESTSGLIMLPDNQSALVAERTTGVVKEVSVRAEPKVKTTLPVDGSGDGGLMDIVLSPTYQQDRLMYAYVSTPTDNRVVRIADGDIPKPILTGIPKGATGNTGSLIFTSPTTLLVQTGDAGNAADAANPQSLAGKALRIEQPTTVDQAPTTTALSGLGAAGGMCIDHSDGSLYVTDRAPSGDRLQRITKDSKTSTVWTWPDRPGVAGCAALDGSVLVNLVNTKQTVAVRMAPETGAVTGDPEVVRQDQHGHAWALAMSPDGNIWGATINKTAGDAQKLDDVVFPLFPQGGGFPRSPADNT
- a CDS encoding IS481 family transposase; protein product: MAQKVTAMDIRMASALAGQVDNVAQFCRDSAISRQTYYKFRKRFRDGGIEGLQDRSRRPLTSPGQTPVEVEDLIVLRRKQLIEDGRDHGAQSIVWSLQREGIAVPSVSTVWQILTRRGAIVPQPQKRPKSATKRFCFDRPNECWQSDWTGWTLADGSAVGIAGSLDDHSRYVVGLRAGAGDADAELVWEVMLAGIDECGIPSMSLSDNGIVYTGRFHAHESAFEVNLRALGVRTINSTPFHPQTCGKIERFWQTLKKWLSARDPAATVEELNALLEQFRTYYNHQRPHRALRGATPAEAFSATVMARPAERPLPAPVFVSRRTVGEKSGQVFVAPYKVNVGLRWAGHDCDVIRDGEHITIFSGNRLVRTLTADPTRNYQSIDKTTRTYRTREPKPAS
- the gatB gene encoding Asp-tRNA(Asn)/Glu-tRNA(Gln) amidotransferase subunit GatB, with protein sequence MTATAQADLLDYDDVVAKYDPVLGLEVHVELNTATKMFCGCANKFGAEPNTQVCPVCLGLPGSLPVLNLKAVESAIRIGLALNCEIVPWCRFARKNYFYPDMPKNYQISQYDEPIAIDGFLDVPLDDGSTWRVEIERAHMEEDTGKLTHLGSETGRIHGATTSLIDYNRSGVPLIEIVTKPIEGAGPRAPEVARAYVTALRDLLRALDVSDVRMDQGSMRCDSNVSLKPTGQQEFGTRTETKNVNSLKSVEVAVRYEMRRQAAILEFGGRIHQETRHFHEDGHTSPGRSKETAEDYRYFPEPDLEPVAPGAEWVERLRQTIPELPWVLRKRIQDDWGVSDEVMRDLVNAGAVELVAATVEQGASSDAARAWWGNFLVQKANEAGVELDDLPITPTQVAAVVKLVDDGKLSNKLARQVVEGVLAGDGEPEQVMKDRGLEVVRDDSALQSAVDEALAANPDVVEKIRGGKVAAAGAIVGAVMKATKGQADAARVRELVLTACS